The Intestinibaculum porci DNA window ACGCTCAGCTTAGTGACTGCTTTTTCTTTAACCGCTTGTGGCAATAGCGGCAGTAAAGCTGAATCATTCAACTATGCTTTAAACTCTGATATCAGTTCATTAGATACATCAGCTGTTGATGATGAAGGTTCTATTGTTGTTTTAAAGCAGAGTATTGAAGGTTTAATGGTCAATGATGCCAAAGGGAATACGATTCCTGGGATGGCTAAAAAGATCACCAAAAGCAAGAACGGTTTAACATATACCTTTACTTTACGCGATGCGAAGTGGAGTAATGGTGATCAAGTCAAAGCCGAAGACTTTGTTTATGCATGGCAGCGTATTTTTAAAGAAGCGGGTTCCTATGAATATATGTTTGGTTCAAGTGCCGCAAATATTAAAAATGCGGACGCCTTATCGGCAAAACAGGAAGCTGGCAAGACGTTAACACAGAAAGATTTAAATAGCTTAGGTATCAAAGCAAAAGATGATCATACTGTAGTTGTAAATTTGGAAAAGAAAGTGGCTTTCTTTGAACAACTGATGACATTTACATGCTTTAGACCTATTGATGCGTCTTTTGCGAAGAAACAAGGCAAAAGTTACGGTAAGAGCGTCAAATCCTTTGTCTCTAATGGTCCTTTCAAAGTGACGTCATGGACAAAAGGGTCAAAAATTGTTTTAGCCAAGAATAAAGATTACTATGATGCCAATAAAGTAGAATTAGATAACCTGACCATTCATTTGGCTCAGGATGCTAAAAGTGCGGCGAGTGCTTTTGAAAATGGAACGGTAGACTTATTCCATGTGGATAGCTCATTAGTCAGCAAGTATAAGAAGAAAGCAGGTTACTTTACTTACAATACTGGTTTTGAATACTATCTTTCATTAAACTTAAAGAATAAAGCTTTAGCGAATAAGAATATTCGTTATGCCTTATCTTACGCGATCAATAAAAAAGATTTTGCGGATAACATCTTAGGAGATGGCTCAAGTGCCGCAAAAGGCTTTGTCCTTTCTGATTTAGCGAATTCTCCTAGCGGGAAAGAATTCAGAAGTCAGGCCGGGAACTGGCAGACATTATCTTATAATCAGCAGAAAGCGCAGGAATATCTCAACAAAGGCTTAAAAGAATTAGGTAAGAAATCGATTACTTTAGATGTTTTATATGGTTCTGACGAAGAAACAATGAAACAGTTAGCAACCTTTGTCCAGTCTTCATTAAAGAAATTAAAAGGCGTTAAGATTAATGTTACAGCGACAGTAAAAGAAGACCGTACGGGTAATAAAATGCCAAATGGTGAATATGATATTGCCTGCACACGCTGGGGTCCAGATTATCAGGATCCAACAACATTCCTCAACCTTTTAACAAAAGGGAATCAGAATAACTTTGGTAAATATGATTCGAAAGCTTACAACAAACAGATGAACATTGTGAAAAACAGTGATAACATGACAACAAGATGGAATGCCATGATCAAAGCAGATCAGATTCTCTCACAGGATTTACCAATTATCCCTGTTTATGAAAAAGCTGGGGCCATGATGATGAATAAAGACTATACTGGCTTTATCAATAAACCAGTCATTGGTACTATCTTTAAATATGTCCATAAGAAATAGACCTTTTCGAAGGTCTTTTTTTATATAATTTATCAAATGATCATTAAAGAAGATGCTTAATGATTTTGCTTTTTGGCGCATGAAAAGTAGTTATGTAAAGAATAGATCTTAACCTTATTTTTCTATATATTTGAGAGCATTGTCTATAAGAAAAAGGCAGTAAGCTATGGGATTACTGCCAGAAAAATAAAATTCATGTCAATGAGGTGAATGCCTAGGCATTCACCTTAATGGCGTGGATGAAAATCGAGATAGTAGGCATAATCGACAATCCACATATCATCACTATAGCCAGGGGCACAAGGGATGGAATGCGTGGGGATATCTTCCTTGATATGCTCATAAATTTCTGCGAGTGGATAATCACCATGACCAACGTTGTTGTAGTCGATGACATAACAGAACCATCCTTCGTAGTAACATTCGATCATATTATAACAATTATCGGCGATATCATAATATTTGCTTAAACGACATTTTTGTGCGTCCATATTGACCTCCTAAAAAAGCTTAAAATGTTTGAGGGCACGATAAATCCCATCATCATTGATATCTGATGTCTTATAAGTGACATGATCAAAAATGGCAGGGTTACTATTGCCCATCGCAATGGATTCCTTGGTATATTCTAACATCGCGAGGTCGTTTGTGGAATCCCCTACGGAAATTGTATTTTCCCAAGGAATGCCTAAATACTCAATAATCTTTTGAATGCCTGTTGCTTTCGAATAGCCTTTAGGGGCATTTTCCACAAAGTTGTCAGCTCTTTGGATAAAGGTCAGATCATTGGCAAATGTTTTCTTAAAGGTTTCAATATCACTATCACAAAAATACCAGCAGGCCATTTTATCAAAAGAATAAACATCATGGGCATGATAATCTTTGACATTGAAGCCTTGATTCATATAGCGCTCGCGGAAATGAATGTTCAGGGGATCACGTAAGTGTTCTGGATAATAAACCCCATCACGGGATTCCAGGACGTTTTCTAAACGGCAGGCAATCGAGACATCAATGATTTTTTTACAGAGATCAAGGGGTAAGGGATGGTAAAAGATCTCTTTTCCCTGGTAGTAAATATCAGTGCCCAGACCGCAAATAAAGCCATCGACATCCAGGTTTTTGATCTGCTTTTCGATAAAAGCGTTACAGCGGCCCGTATTAATAAACATCAGATGGCCATTTGATCGCGCTAAGGCTAGGGCCTTTAAAGTGCTTTCTGGAATGGTGAAAGTATCCTCTGTGGAGAGGGTGCCATCGATGTCAAAAAAGACAATTTTTCTATTCATTTTTCGTATTCTCCTTAATATTACCCTGCTATCTTATCCTGAAAACGCTCACCTTGCAATTGTTAATTGTGAAAGGTTATGTTAAAATAGCACGTATAAAGGAGTGTAAATAAACTATGTACGAAATTACTAGAAAAGTTATTTTGAACGACGCTGCGTTCGAAGTAGATGTTTATGCCCCTCGAGTTGCGAAAAAAGCGCAGCCAGGGCAGTTCATCATCGCACGCGTTGGTGAAGATGGAGAACGTATTCCACTTACGATTGGCGATTATGATCGCGAGAAAGGAACAATTACGCTCGTTATTCAAGCGGTTGGTTTTTCAACCAAACAGATGGCTAAATTAGAAGTAGGCGACAGCTTTACTGACTTTGTTGGACCATTAGGTGAACCAACCAAATTAAACCCTGAATGGAAACATGTCATCGGGGTGGCTGGCGGGATCGGTAGTGCCCCAGTCTATCCGCAGTTAAGAGCCTTAGCAGAAATGGGTGTTCATGTCGATGTCATCATCGGCGGCCGTGCAAAACAGTATGTTTTATGGGCTGATAAGTTTGCACAGTTCTGTGATCATGTGTATATTGCGACCGATAATGGGGAAGTCGGGACAAAAGGCTTTGTCACAAATGTTTTACAGGATCGCATTGATGCTGGTGACCAGATTGACTGCGTCATTGCGATTGGTCCCGTAATCATGATGAAGAACGTTGTTCGTGTGACAAAACCTCACAATATTGCCACTTCGGTTTCTTTAAACCCAATTATGGTTGATGGCACCGGGATGTGCGGCTGCTGCCGTGTCACCGTTGATGGCAAAGTGAAATTTGCCTGTGTCGATGGTCCAGACTTTGATGGTCTGAATGTTGATTTCGATCAGTTAATGGAAAGACAGAGATTCTTCAAGAAAGAAGAAAAATATGTTGATGAACATGCTGATCGTATCTGTGATCTGATGAGAGGAGTCGAATAACATGGCAGAAGCAAGAAGAAAACCAAATATGGCAGCTGAAAAAGTCAAAATGCCAGAACAGGATCCTAATGTCCGTAATAAAAACTTTGAAGAAGTTGCTTTAGGCTATACCAAAGAAATGGCAATGGAAGAAGCGACTCGTTGTTTAAATTGTAAGAAACCTTTCTGTGTGGAAGGCTGTCCAGTGAATGTCCCTATTCCAAGATTTATTGAACAGGTCGTTAAAGGGGACTTTGAAAAGGCTTATGAAGTCATTACTGAAGAAAATGCCTTACCAGCTATCTGTGGTCGTGTCTGCCCACAGGAAAATCAGTGCGAAGGCAAATGTATCCGTGGCCGTAAAGCGGGCGTAGAACCAGTCGGGATCGGTCGTCTGGAACGTTTCGTCGCTGATTATCATCGTGAACATGGGGAAAAGGTTGTCCCAGAAATTAAGAAAAACGGCAAGAAAGTGGCTGTTGTCGGCTCTGGTCCATCAGGCATTACCTGTGCTGGTGAATTAGCAAAACGTGGTTATGATGTCCATGTTTTTGAAGCTTTACATAAAACCGGCGGGGTTTTATCTTATGGGATCCCAGAATTCCGTTTACCAAAGACTTTAGTTCAGTCAGAAATCGATACTGTCGCTGATTTAGGTGTTGATTTTGAAACGGACGTTGTCGTTGGTCGTACGGTGACTGTCGATGAATTAGAACAGGATGGCTACGATGCAGTCTTTGTTGGTTCAGGCGCTGGTTTACCTCGTTTCCAGGGTATTCCTGGTGAAAGCTTAAATGGTGTTTATTCAGCGAACGAATTCTTAACCCGTGTTAACTTAATGAAGGGGTATATGTTCCCTGATCGTCCAACACCAGTCAAGATCTCACCAACCGTATGTGTTGTCGGAGCTGGTAACGTTGCCATGGATGCGGCACGTACAGCAAAACGTTTAGGCGCAGAAAATGTCTATATCGTTTATCGTCGTAGTGAAGAAGAAGCACCAGCACGTAAGGAAGAAATCCATCATGCGAAAGAAGAAGGCATCATCTTCAAGTTCTTAACGAACCCAATCGCTGTCAACGGCACGGAAGATGGCTGGGTCAAATCAATTACCTGCCAGGAAATGGAATTAGGTGAACCAGATGAATCAGGTCGTCGCAGACCAGTTCCAGTTGAAGGACATACTTTTGAAATTGAAACAGGAACATTCATCGTAGCGATCGGTCAGTCACCAAACCCATTAATTCGTCAGACCACACCTGGCTTAGATACACAGAAATGGGGCGGTATCATTGTCAATGAAGAAACCAATGAAACCAGCCGTGAAAATGTCTATGCCGGCGGTGATGCTGTAACCGGTGCTGCCACCGTTATCTTAGCGATGGGCGCTGGGAAGAAAGCAGCTCACGCAATTGATGAAAAGCTGTCTAAGAAATAATTATGAAGATCCTCATAAGGGGATCTTTTCTTTTTGGAAAAATTCCTTATCATGCCTCAAAATCTTTGCATTTTTTTCTTATCATGATAAGATGAGATAAATGGAGGTCGAAAAATGTATAAATTATTAGAGCCATATGGTGCCATCGTGAAGTTTTTAGGCGAAGCACTTGGCGACAATGTGGAGATTGCTCTGCATGATTTAACTACACCAGATCAGGAAGTTGTGGCGATTGCGAACGGACAGATTTCTGGCCGCAGCGTGGGCGCGAAGCTTTCTAACTTATCTATTCACTACTTAGAGACAAAACAGTATCTGAAACATGATTATGTGTTAAACTATAAGACTGCTGGTCCTGATGGCAAGTTATTGAAATCTGCTACTTATTTTATTAAGGAACCAGGCAAAGAATATCCAGTTGGGATGTTGTGTATCAATGTCAATATTTCGGATTTGGAATATATTACATCAACTCTCAATAAGATCTTAGGAATTAAAGAGACGGATCAGGTGGAATTCAAAAAGGATAATCCAATTGAAATTCTTTCCTCACCACTTGATGAAATGGTTGATCAGTATATCAAAGAATGTTTACAGGAAATGGGCGTCCCATCCTATGTTCTTGTTGAACGTTTAAAAGTTGATGAAAAGATTCGCGTAGTCAAGTATTTACAGTCAAAAGGCACCTTCAAAGTGAAGGGTGCGATTGCATTAGTTGCGGAAAAGCTTGACGTTTCCGAGCCAACGATATATCGTTACCTAAAGAAGATGTAAGGAGAAAGAATTTATGAGCGATTTAGTTTATGTCAGCGGGCATAAGAATCCGGATAGTGATTCGGTTTGTGCCGCAATTAGTTACTCGTATTTATTAAACAAAACTGGTAAATACCATGCTGTGCCTGTACGTTTAGGCAATGTCAATCGAGAAACAGAATTTATCTTAAAAAGCTTCCATGCGCAGATTCCGATGTTATTAAAATCTGTCAAACAGAAAGTGGAAGACTTAGATTATGATAAAGTAACGGTTTTCTCAAAAGATTTAACATTAAAGACAGCTTGGTCATTAATGAAAGCCAAAGGCTTAAAGAGTGCCCCAGTGCTTGATGATCATGGCAAATTATTAGGCTTATTATCATCAACGAACATTTTGGAAGGCTATATGGGAGAATGGGACTCTGATGCTTTAAAGAAGGCGCATACGCCAGTAGAAAACGTTGTTGATACCTTAGAAGCGAAAGCTTTATTCTTATCAAAAGATTTAAAATATGTCAACGGGACGGTCCATATCGTTTCGATGACGACGGATGGTTCACGTGATTATATCAAAGAAAATGATATTGCCATCTTAGGCGGGGACCGTAAACATGCGATCCGTTACTTAGCGGATACCCATGTTGGAATGATTATTTTAACAGGTCATTTCGATATTGATGAAGAAGACTTAGCTTACTGTAAAGAAAAGAATGTCTCAGTTATCTCTACCCCATTCAATACCTTCGTGGCTTCCCAGCAGATCGTTCAGGCGATCCCGGTTGAATTCGCGATGCAGAAAGGCAACTTAACTGTTTTCACCACTGATGATACGGTGGAATCATTAAAAGAAGTCATGTCCAATACCCGTTATCGTTCTTATCCGGTTGTTGATATGAGCGGCAATGTGTTAGGGACAATCTCACGTTTTGCCTTAATCAAAGGGGAAAAGAAAAAGATTATCCAGGTCGATCACAACGAACGTGGTCAGGCTGTTGATGGGATCGAAGAAGCGGAAATCTTACAGGTCATCGATCATCATAGAATCGCAGATTTCCAGACTGTTGGTCCGGTTTACTACCGCGCTGAACCATTAGGCTGTACCTGCACAATCATCAAAAAGATGTTTGATGAACAGGAAGTGGAAATTCCACCAGAAATCGCTGGTATTATGTTAGGGGCGATCTTAAGTGATACCTTAATCTTCAAGAGCCCAACATGTACACCATTCGATAAGAAAACTGCTTATCGCTTAGCGGAAATCGCTGGTGTGGATCCCGTTGAATTTGGCATGGAAATGTTCAAAGCCGGGACGTCTTTAGTCGGCAAGAGCGTTGAAGAAATCTTCAATCAGGATTACAAGAGCTTCAACATCGGTGACTGCAAGATCGGGGTAGCCCAGGTCAATACGATGGATATCGAAGGCTTCGCGCCATATAAAGCAGAAATGCTTGCTTATATGGAAAAAGTCTGTGAAGACAACAACTATGACTTCGATGTCTTATTATTAACTGATGTTATTAATGCAAACTCTGAAGTCTTTGTAGCGGGCGGTAAACCACACTTTGTAGAAAAAGCTTTCAATGTCACATTAGATGATCATGAAGCGACACTGCCAGGTGTGATCTCTCGTAAGAAACAGGTTGTTCCAGCTTTAACTGAAGCTATTAACGGATAGAATGGAGGTGGTTTTTCCACCTCTTTTTCGCTATAATAGGGAAAAGAGGTGAGACTATGTATGAATTAGCCCATCGCGGTTTGAGTAAAAGTTATCCGGAAAATACCATGCTCGCTTTTACGAGAGCCTTAGAAGCTGGCTTTGATGGTATTGAAACCGATGTGCAGATGACCAGGGACGGCGTTTTGGTATTGTGTCATGATGAGAAAATCAATCGCACCAGCACCGGGAAAGGGTATCTTAAAGATTATACTTACCAGCAGTTATTACAATATAATTTCAACTATAAGTTTGACACTCGGGTGACGATTCCAACCTTAGATGAATTATTAGAACTGATTGCTGGCACACATAAGATTCTCAATTTAGAAATCAAGGATACAAAAAGTGAAGGCATTGAACGCGCCATCGCTTTAGCCGTTAAGCAGCATCATTTAGAAGATCAGGTTGTTTTCAGCAGTGTCTCCTTAGAAAGTTTAATAAAGATCAGACGCTTTCTGCCCGCTTCTTATGTGGCTTTAATTGTGAGCGGGCGTTATAAGAAACGCCGCTTAGATCCAGTGACCTTTCATTTAGATGGGATCCATGTGAAATACAGTAAGTTAAATGAGAAAGAGCTGCAGTACTTTAAGGAACATCATATCGCGGTAGGGGCTTGGACGATCACCCGCGAAAAGGACTTTCAATTTTTCAGGAGTCATGATATTCTTTTTGTGTTCACAAATGAAAAAATGAAGTAGGTGAAGATATGCGTTTAGATAAATTTTTAAAAGTATCCCGGATTATTAAAAGAAGAACGCTTTCGAAAGAAATTGCGGAAGCATCGCGGGTGAAAGTTAATGATAAAATTGTCAAACCTTCCTATAAACTAAAGGTTGGCGATATTATTGAAATCCAGTTTGGACGCTCTATTTTAAAAGTTCGTGTCAAAGACTTACGTCCGCACGTCTTAAAAGATGAAGCGAGCGAACTGTATGATGTTATTGAAGAAATCAAAGTCGAAGACTAAAAAAAGAGGTGGGTCAAATGACTGCCAAGAAAAAACAGGCGATTGGCAAGAAAGCCGTTGTATCCGTCATCCTGATTATGCTTTCCATTGCCATCTATGTCAATATTGCATCAAATGTGAAACGGGTGCGAACGCAGCGTGCTCAGTATCAGGCTTTAGTCAAACAGCGTGATGCCTTAAAAAAGGAGCGCAGCGCTTTAGAGACGGAAGTCAAAAACTTAAACGATGACGATTACGTTGTCAAATATGCCAGAGACCATTACATCTTTACGAAAGGCAGTGAAAAAGCTGTCGTTTTACCAGATGATAGTGAATCGCGCAAACAAGAATAAGCATGGCTTATTCTTTTATCATATAGGGGGGAAAAACTATGTTTCTAACGATATCGATACCATTTGAAAAATTTCAGCGTGAGAAAAAAGTCGTTATTTATCTTCCGGAGGACTATTATAAAACTAAGAAACGGTATCCTGTGCTTTATATCAATGATGGACAAAATGCCTTTTTTGATCATCAGTCCTTTATGGGCACATCCTGGGGCTTTGATCAGTATGTGAAAGAGCATCATCTTGATATCATCATGGTCGCGATTCCCTGCGTTTTTGATGATGCGATCCGCATGGATGAGTATGGCCCATGGCTCTTAGATGACTATTATTCCCAGCTCTTTACAAAAGATCGCTTAGTTGGCGGTCAGGGGGATGATTATCTTCACTTTGTCATCGACAATGTCAAAGTCCTCATTGATCATCGCTTTCGCACTCTTCCAAGTTTTAGCGCGATGGTGGGCTCGTCGATGGGCGGTGTGATCAGCGCCTATGCTTTTCTCGCTTATCCTCAGGTGTTTAAACGGGTAGCGGCCCTCTCCACAGCTTTTTTCCTCTATGAAAAACAGTTCCTTGATTTAATTGCCCATTATCAGGGCGAAGGGAAACTTTACTTTGATTTAGGGGATGATGAAGGGCATGGCAATGCGCAGGAAAGTGAGGCTTATATTTCTTCGAACACTCACATTAGGGCCGCATTAGAGGAAAAAGGGATTGCCTACGAATACCATTTCTTTGCGCATACAACGCATAATGAAGCGGCTTGGCGCAAGCGTCTGCCTCTTTTTATGCCGATGCTTTTCGAGGAGGATGACCATGTATAATATTTTATTTTCTGATTTAGATGAAACCTTATTAGATCAAAACGGGCAGGTCCCAGAGATTAATCAGCGTGCCATTGAGGCTATGCAAAAAAAGAATAAGCTTTTTGTCATTGCGACCGGCCGCTCTTATAACATGATCTATGATATTCAAAAACAGGTCCATACTTATAACTGTGAAAAGCAGTATTCACTTTGTTTTAATGGCGGTCTCGTCATTGAAAACAAAGGCAACCATGTCCTTTATTTTAAAGGCTTAGATAAAAAAGATGCCCGAATCCTTTTTGATGAAGGGCAAAAGCGTGGTTTATGTATGCTTGTCTTTACGATGGAATGCTGCTACATATTCAATGCTGATGCTTATGAAGTGGAGCGTAAGAAAAACCAGAAAGCCCCTTATAAAGTGATGGATGGCGACTTAGATGAGATCCAGGAAGACATCGCCAAGATGTTGCTTATGAAAAGAGACATGGACTATTTAAGAGATCTCAAAGCAAGTGTCGAGCCAAAACTCGCCGGACATGTCGCCTTAAGCTTTTCTTCTAATCGTTATATGGAATGTAATGCAGCCGGGGTTTCTAAAGGCGCTGGCCTGGCTTTCCTGTGTGATTATTTACAGATTCCCGTCAGTGAAGCGATCGCCATTGGCGATAACTACAATGATATCTCGATGATTCAAAAAGCCGGCTTAGGGGCCTGCGTCGCAAGCAGCCATGCAGATATCAAGCAGACGGCTGATTATGTCTGTGAGAAAGACTACGCTGAAGGCGCGGTGGCTGAAGTCATTGAAAAATTCATGGGAGGAGTTAAATAATGGACTATAAACTGATTGCGACAGATTTAGATGAAACATTATTAAATGATGAGCATCAGGTCTGCGCAGAAAATATGAAATGGATCAATAAAGCGGTGAGAGAACGTGGGGTGCGGATTGTGGCGGCGACTGGCCGCGGCTATAATCAGATCTTACCTGAACTCACGCAAATTGGCTTAAATGATCAGCCAGATGAGTATACGATTTCCTATAATGGTGCTGCCATCACTGAAAATAAAGGTTTTAAGATGATATCATGGCAAGGATTAGACTTTGATAAGATGGCTGAAATCTTTGCGTTTGGCGTCAAGCATGATGTCTGCATTCATATTTATGCCAATGAAGAACTCTTTGTCTATCATGTCAATGACGATGAATACAAGCGCTTAACCGCGCAGAAGCTAGCTTGCACCTATTTTGAAGAGCCGAGCGTTGATTTTTTAAAGGGCAAACGGATTGCGAAAATCCTTTTTGAAAATACCAATACTGATTATCTCAAAAGCTTAGCACCGCTGATGAAAGATATGACAGAAGGCTGTGTCGAAGTGAGCTATTCCTCAAATCGCTATATGGAATTCAATACTTTAGGGGTCAATAAAGGCACCGCTCTCGCCATTTTAGCAAATAAACTTTCCATTCCTATTGAACAAACGATCGCAATAGGCGATAATTATAACGACGTAGCGATGCTGAAAGCAGCGGGCTTAGCCGTTGCGGCCGGAAATGGTGTGGATGATGTCAAAGCGCTTTGTGATTACACCACCCAGGCCGACAATAACGAAGGAGTTGTCGCGGAAGCCATCCGCAAGTTTATTTATCATGAGGACATTTAGGGAGATTATTAATACCGAGGCGAAAGAGCCTTACTATCAGGCATTACATCAGTTTGTGGAGGATGAGTATGCCACGCATACGATATTTCCGCCACATAAACAGATTTATCATGCCTTCAATTTTTGTGACTACGAAGATATTAAAGTGGTCATTTTAGGACAGGATCCTTATCATGAATTACACCAGGCTAATGGTTTGGCCTTTAGTGTCAATAAAGGGGTGAGAATTCCGCCATCACTGATTAATATTTATAAAGAGGCAATGAGTGATGTTGGCATTCCCCAGCCGCATTCCGGCGATTTAACGCCATGGGCGCGGCAAGGGGTCTTACTGCTCAATACGGTCTTAACAGTCAGAGAAGGTATGGCCAATTCCCATAAAGGACATGGCTGGGAGATCTTTACCGATCATATCATCGAAGCGATGAATGAACGGGAAAAGCCGGTCGTCTTTATCTTATGGGGGCGTGCCGCCCGCAATAAGGCACCGATGATTCATGAACGTCACTTAGTGATTGAAAGTGCGCATCCTTCTCCTCTGAGTGCTAATCGCGGCTTCTTCGGTTCGCGTCCTTTTTCCCGGACCAATGCTTTTTTACGGGAACATGGCATCGCTGAAATTGACTGGAGGATCGACTAATGTTTGAAAACGTTCAAGAAGCTATTGCATATATCGAATCAAAACGAAACAAAAGAACAGTGGATGAATTTCGCACGACCTTACGGAATTTAGGGATCAATATGAAACAGCCCCACATGATTCATATTGCGGGGACCAATGGCAAAGGATCAACGGTCAATTACTTACGCGCTATTCTTAATGCCAATGGCTATAGTGTGGGGACGTTCACTTCCCCTTATATGGTGCGTCATAATGATCGTATCCGCATTGATAATGTCCCGATTTCTGATGAAGACTTACTGATGTATATCAATAAGTTCTATCATACGATTGAAGTCGATGACATGTCGATGTTTGAAATCGATACGATGATTATGCTGGCTTATTTTGAAGACCATGATCTTGATTATCGGATTATTGAATGCGGTATTGGCGGAAAGCACGATAAGACCAATGTCATTGATCCAGAAATTTCAGCCATTACGAATATCGGGATGGATCATGCCGAGCAGATTGGTCCGACACTGTATGATATTATCAATGAAAAAATGGGTATTATTAAACCGCATCAGCTGTTTATTACTTCGGAAATTTCAGGCACGATCTTAGCGCGCCTGCAGGAAGAATGTGATGCCCGCGATGCCACGATGATTGTCGTGCCGGAATATGAAAATACTGGTTTCCCATTCTGGTTTGTTTATCGGGATATGGCTTTCACGTTAAAAGATCAGGGCTATTATCAGGTGACCAATGCCCGCTTAGCGTTAACGATTGCCTCTAAGCTGATCACATTAGATAAAGAAGCGACGATCAAAGCGGTGGAAGGGGCAAAATGGCCAGGCCGTTTTGAAACCTTAAGTTACTTTGGTCATAAGGTCGTTATTGATGGCGCCCATAATGTGCCAGCCATTGAAGAATTACTGAAGACGTTAAGCTATTATAAAGACGAACGTATCGGCATTATCTTCTCATCCATTAAAGAAGATCAGGCGAAAGACTGCATCGCCTTATTAACCGCGGCCCATTATCCAGTTATCCTGACACATTTTGAAGATGAACGGGCGATTGATATGGAGGCTTTAGTCACGAGAGGCACTACCTACATGCCAGCTTTTGAAGATGCGATCAAACAGGCGGTCTTACAATATGAGGCAGTGGTTGTGACAGGCTCATTGCATTTTATTTCTCAAGTAAGAAAAATGATCACGGAAGAAAAATAATTTCTTCCGTTTTTCTTTTGAGTAAAAAAATTTTTAAGTTTTTTCTCTGGATGTATTCAAAATATGAAAATTTTGGTGTAGAATGAAAGCACATACTTAATACCGTAATGTTTTTAAAAAGACAATATTTATTGTCTATTCGTTTAAGAATGTGTTACAATAGGAGTATCAAGTAAGCGATTACATAGAGGAGGATTATTTTACATGGGAAAAGAATTAGTTGCAATGATTCTTGCTGGGGGCCGTGGCTCTCGTTTAAAAGCTTTAACAGCTAAAGTCGCAAAACCAGCCGTTCACTTTGGCGGAAAATATCGTATTATCGACTTTCCACTGAGTAACTGCGCCAACTCAGGTATTGATGTTGTTGGTG harbors:
- a CDS encoding uracil-DNA glycosylase, giving the protein MRTFREIINTEAKEPYYQALHQFVEDEYATHTIFPPHKQIYHAFNFCDYEDIKVVILGQDPYHELHQANGLAFSVNKGVRIPPSLINIYKEAMSDVGIPQPHSGDLTPWARQGVLLLNTVLTVREGMANSHKGHGWEIFTDHIIEAMNEREKPVVFILWGRAARNKAPMIHERHLVIESAHPSPLSANRGFFGSRPFSRTNAFLREHGIAEIDWRID
- a CDS encoding bifunctional folylpolyglutamate synthase/dihydrofolate synthase, with the protein product MFENVQEAIAYIESKRNKRTVDEFRTTLRNLGINMKQPHMIHIAGTNGKGSTVNYLRAILNANGYSVGTFTSPYMVRHNDRIRIDNVPISDEDLLMYINKFYHTIEVDDMSMFEIDTMIMLAYFEDHDLDYRIIECGIGGKHDKTNVIDPEISAITNIGMDHAEQIGPTLYDIINEKMGIIKPHQLFITSEISGTILARLQEECDARDATMIVVPEYENTGFPFWFVYRDMAFTLKDQGYYQVTNARLALTIASKLITLDKEATIKAVEGAKWPGRFETLSYFGHKVVIDGAHNVPAIEELLKTLSYYKDERIGIIFSSIKEDQAKDCIALLTAAHYPVILTHFEDERAIDMEALVTRGTTYMPAFEDAIKQAVLQYEAVVVTGSLHFISQVRKMITEEK